The following proteins are co-located in the Corynebacterium aquilae DSM 44791 genome:
- a CDS encoding SDR family oxidoreductase, protein MSNDRKKILVTGATGYVGGRLVPSLLDAGHDVSVLVRTPSRLAEVPWAGNVTIIEGDLTKPESLRDAVTDIDVIYYLVHSMGDSKEFARTELECAHAMVNAAENAGCERIIYLSGLTDPHQARSNHMDSRHAVGRVFLDSTLNAVVFQAGIVVGSGSTSFEMIRHLTERLPIMITPKFVRNQVQPIGIDDVLHYLTRAATADFPGSRTWDIGGPQAYSYGEMMNRYAKVAGLKKRPMIPVPVFSPWLASHWVGVITPVPSGIAKPLIHSLAVNAVVTERDIDAYIPPPPGGLTPYEETIRRSLADVRADNIVTRWTDDRTFEAEPLPSDPEWAGRKVFVDERSKATSASQEDLFAVIESIGGEHGWYSTPLLWRIRGWLDRAMRGPGLARGRRSRDHVRLGDAVDWWTVEAIERPRLLRLRADMKVSGDAWLELIADKDEDTGAVTYRQRAIFFPRGVAGLAYWYSILPAHGLVFPTMASNIVAAAEQHHPKDK, encoded by the coding sequence ATGAGCAACGACCGCAAAAAGATTCTCGTCACCGGAGCCACCGGCTACGTTGGCGGCCGCCTGGTGCCGTCGCTGTTAGACGCCGGACACGACGTCTCCGTTCTAGTGCGCACGCCCAGCCGACTGGCGGAGGTTCCCTGGGCAGGCAACGTCACAATCATCGAAGGCGATCTCACCAAACCGGAGTCTCTGCGAGACGCCGTCACTGATATTGACGTGATCTATTACCTCGTGCATTCGATGGGCGACTCCAAGGAATTCGCCCGCACTGAACTCGAATGCGCGCATGCCATGGTCAATGCTGCAGAAAATGCGGGTTGCGAGCGCATTATCTATCTTTCAGGCCTAACCGATCCACATCAGGCGCGCAGCAATCATATGGACTCACGCCACGCCGTTGGCCGGGTGTTTCTCGATTCGACGCTTAATGCGGTGGTTTTTCAGGCGGGAATCGTCGTCGGCTCTGGCAGCACCTCCTTCGAGATGATCCGCCATCTCACCGAGCGGCTGCCCATCATGATCACCCCAAAGTTCGTGCGTAACCAGGTCCAACCCATCGGCATTGACGATGTTTTGCACTACCTCACCCGTGCTGCAACCGCGGATTTCCCCGGTTCACGCACGTGGGACATCGGCGGTCCTCAGGCCTATTCTTACGGCGAGATGATGAATCGTTATGCCAAGGTTGCCGGTTTGAAAAAGCGTCCGATGATTCCGGTACCGGTGTTCAGCCCCTGGCTAGCCTCCCACTGGGTGGGCGTGATCACCCCGGTTCCCTCCGGCATCGCCAAGCCCCTTATTCATTCGCTGGCCGTCAACGCTGTGGTCACCGAGCGTGATATCGATGCCTATATTCCCCCACCGCCCGGCGGGCTGACCCCGTATGAGGAAACCATTCGCCGTAGCCTCGCCGATGTGCGGGCGGACAACATCGTCACCAGGTGGACTGATGACCGCACCTTCGAGGCCGAGCCGCTGCCCAGCGATCCCGAATGGGCGGGCCGCAAAGTTTTTGTCGATGAGCGCAGTAAGGCCACCAGCGCCAGCCAAGAAGACTTGTTTGCGGTCATCGAATCCATTGGCGGCGAGCACGGATGGTACTCCACTCCCCTGCTGTGGCGGATTCGCGGATGGCTTGATCGGGCAATGCGCGGGCCCGGCCTGGCGCGGGGTCGACGAAGCCGGGACCATGTACGCCTCGGCGACGCCGTGGATTGGTGGACGGTGGAAGCCATCGAAAGGCCGCGGCTGCTGCGTTTGCGGGCGGATATGAAGGTCTCTGGGGATGCCTGGCTGGAGCTCATCGCTGATAAGGATGAGGACACCGGGGCGGTCACCTACCGGCAGCGCGCGATTTTCTTTCCCCGTGGCGTGGCCGGTCTGGCCTACTGGTATTCCATTCTCCCCGCCCATGGCCTGGTCTTTCCAACCATGGCCAGCAACATCGTCGCTGCCGCCGAACAACACCACCCTAAAGACAAATAA
- a CDS encoding YceI family protein — MRKPIVALTVIAIVVLALASVGPVAYKALTSTGLKTEGLSAEGALPASVDIDGDWHVVKGSGRNTTAVGYTFHEILPGQEKETSGTTHDVTGDVVVEGQTLTSGEVTVDLRNIKTDVEKRDINVRRNILHTDDFPTATFTLDQPVDVAQIPGDGSTGHVTLKGSLTLHGTTKPVTGEFDVLRTGERVVVAGDLPFNRTEFGVDSPDFVAAKIDENGVLNIRLALEKK, encoded by the coding sequence ATGAGAAAGCCTATTGTGGCCCTAACCGTTATCGCGATCGTTGTGCTGGCCCTGGCCAGCGTCGGACCTGTTGCCTATAAGGCCTTGACGTCGACTGGTTTGAAAACTGAAGGACTATCGGCCGAGGGGGCCTTGCCCGCGAGCGTTGATATCGATGGGGATTGGCATGTGGTGAAGGGCTCGGGCCGAAACACCACCGCCGTGGGCTACACCTTCCACGAGATTTTGCCCGGCCAGGAGAAGGAAACCTCCGGCACTACTCACGATGTCACTGGTGATGTGGTGGTGGAGGGCCAGACGCTGACCTCGGGGGAGGTCACCGTTGATCTGCGCAACATTAAGACCGATGTGGAAAAGCGCGACATCAACGTGCGCCGCAACATTTTGCACACCGATGATTTTCCCACCGCGACGTTTACGCTGGATCAGCCGGTCGATGTGGCACAGATTCCGGGGGACGGCTCGACCGGCCATGTCACGCTGAAGGGATCTTTGACCCTGCACGGCACGACGAAGCCTGTCACGGGGGAGTTTGATGTTTTGCGCACCGGGGAACGCGTCGTCGTCGCTGGTGATTTGCCGTTTAACAGGACTGAGTTCGGGGTGGATTCGCCAGATTTTGTGGCCGCCAAAATTGACGAAAATGGCGTGCTCAATATCCGCCTCGCCTTGGAAAAGAAGTAG
- a CDS encoding RNA polymerase-binding protein RbpA: MADRVLRGSRMGAVSYETDRDHDLAPRQMVKYKTDAGDVFEVPFADDAEVPNTWQCKNGQMGTLMEGEGLEAKPAKPPRTHWDMLCERRSMEELDVLLEERIEILRKRRRNAARLLKQQEEEAAAAAAAEAAK; the protein is encoded by the coding sequence ATGGCAGATCGCGTTCTCCGTGGTAGCCGCATGGGTGCGGTCAGCTACGAGACTGATCGTGACCACGACCTGGCTCCCCGCCAGATGGTCAAGTACAAGACGGATGCCGGCGACGTGTTCGAAGTTCCCTTCGCCGATGACGCCGAGGTGCCCAACACCTGGCAGTGCAAAAACGGCCAAATGGGCACCCTGATGGAAGGCGAAGGGCTGGAAGCCAAGCCGGCTAAGCCTCCGCGGACCCACTGGGACATGCTCTGTGAGCGACGCTCCATGGAAGAACTCGATGTGTTGCTCGAAGAGCGCATCGAGATCCTGCGCAAGCGTCGCCGCAACGCCGCGCGCCTGCTCAAGCAGCAGGAAGAAGAAGCCGCAGCTGCCGCAGCAGCCGAGGCGGCGAAATAA
- a CDS encoding GNAT family N-acetyltransferase, giving the protein MVSFAPLQRSDHAVIIETIEKEMHLEKYIANPLIRRLHARSFFYEELAQATHVFAAYDDGEFAGLVLLRLDGHKPQGMPLWARALSAVVHQLEKKEDGIAAYARTNAQLLEQYQRQHGTDGEILLLSANPRHRVRGIGSALLSQVATVAQGKHLYLFTDEGCTFEFYNRKGFHRVGEQTMEFNYAGKPHSFRCFLYSTTIGAGE; this is encoded by the coding sequence ATGGTTAGTTTTGCACCATTGCAGCGCTCAGATCATGCAGTCATCATCGAGACCATCGAAAAGGAGATGCATCTCGAAAAATACATCGCGAATCCGCTGATTCGTCGGCTGCATGCCCGCAGTTTCTTCTATGAGGAACTCGCCCAGGCAACCCATGTTTTTGCAGCCTATGACGATGGTGAGTTTGCGGGGCTGGTGTTGTTGCGTCTAGACGGCCACAAGCCGCAGGGGATGCCGCTGTGGGCGCGGGCGTTGAGCGCAGTCGTACACCAGCTGGAGAAAAAAGAAGACGGTATTGCCGCCTATGCCCGCACCAATGCCCAGCTGTTGGAGCAGTATCAGCGCCAGCACGGCACCGATGGGGAAATCCTTTTGCTGTCGGCTAATCCTCGGCATCGGGTCCGTGGCATCGGCAGTGCGTTGTTGTCGCAAGTGGCCACCGTCGCTCAAGGCAAGCACCTGTATTTGTTTACCGACGAGGGCTGCACTTTTGAGTTTTATAACCGTAAAGGTTTTCACCGGGTGGGGGAGCAGACCATGGAGTTCAACTACGCAGGAAAACCGCACAGCTTTCGCTGCTTCCTCTACAGCACAACCATCGGAGCAGGCGAGTAG